From a single Sorghum bicolor cultivar BTx623 chromosome 5, Sorghum_bicolor_NCBIv3, whole genome shotgun sequence genomic region:
- the LOC8057629 gene encoding actin cytoskeleton-regulatory complex protein PAN1 isoform X2: protein MSRRSKREMASPPQISSPSVPMMPAARPREMAPPPQISSPSASDFLSGPGCFPTPPASINTTMGSAAPSPWWCGPPVPQQGMSWWPAPSCGGGATASSSQSVQKDDIDSDPKEWFLLGVLPEC from the exons ATGTCTCGCCGGTCGAAAAGAGAGATGGCGTCGCCGCCTCAGATTTCCTCTCCGTCCGTCCCCATGATGCCCGCGGCACGACCAAGAgagatggcgccgccgcctcaGATTTCCTCTCCGTCCGCCTCAGATTTCCTCTCCGGGCCTGGGTGTTTTCCTACGCCACCAGCTTCCATAAACACCACGATGGGGTCTGCAGCTCCCAGCCCTTGGTGGTGCGGCCCGCCGGTGCCCCAGCAAGGTATGTCGTGGTGGCCTGCACCTAGCTGTGGTGGTGGTGCCACTGCGTCGTCTTCCCAATCGGTCCAGAAAGACGACATCGACTCTGATCCAAAGGAATG GTTCCTGTTGGGGGTTCTTCCTGAATGCTAG
- the LOC8057629 gene encoding uncharacterized protein LOC8057629 isoform X1: protein MFRTRFRMTKHLFLRIVNALSEWSPYFTLRADCANRQGLSPLQKCTSAIRMLAYGTPADALDEYLKIGKSTALECLDKFAQGVIEVFSGEYMRAPRVEDVQRLLQVNESRGFPGMLGSIDCMHWRWENCPVAWKGQFTRGDYGVPTIILEAVADKDLRIWHAFFGVPGSNNDINVLNQSPLFIEALKGQAPQVQFSVNGRQYNTGYYLADGIYPEWAAFVKSIKAPQMEKHLN, encoded by the coding sequence ATGTTCCGTACTAGATTTAGGATGACAAAGCATCTCTTCTTGCGCATCGTCAATGCCCTGAGTGAATGGTCTCCATACTTCACTCTGAGGGCAGATTGTGCAAATCGCCAAGGGCTCTCGCCTCTGCAGAAGTGCACATCGGCAATTCGCATGCTTGCATATGGCACACCTGCTGATGCCCTTGATGAGTACCTGAAGATTGGGAAGAGCACTGCATTGGAGTGCTTAGACAAGTTTGCACAAGGTGTGATTGAGGTGTTCTCAGGGGAGTATATGCGTGCTCCCAGAGTTGAAGATGTGCAGCGTCTACTTCAAGTCAATGAGTCTCGTGGCTTTCCAGGCATGTTGGGAAGCATCGATTGCATGCATTGGAGGTGGGAAAATTGTCCTGTGGCTTGGAAGGGGCAATTTACCCGTGGCGACTATGGAGTCCCAACGATTATCCTGGAAGCAGTTGCTGATAAGGATCTCAGGATATGGCATGCTTTCTTTGGTGTGCCTGGTTCTAATAATGACATCAATGTGCTGAATCAGTCCCCATTATTCATTGAAGCATTGAAAGGTCAAGCACCTCAAGTTCAGTTTTCTGTTAATGGGAGGCAGTATAACACAGGCTACTATCTTGCTGATGGAATATACCCAGAATGGGCAGCCTTTGTGAAGTCAATAAAAGCACCTCAGATGGAGAAGCACCTCAACTGA